In one window of Paraburkholderia phymatum STM815 DNA:
- a CDS encoding DUF1853 family protein: MTEAAGPTVSFEAPSSARLDALSDAAVRDIAWLLFSPDLLRAQPPAGALAKPFESPDEAAAAMAWLEAQDADPAGLHRHIDAARVTRLGRYAECLLAWFLKHGPAARLIAANVPLRRAGVTLGECDFLAETRAGRRLHWELAVKCYLHAGDGRGELADYVGPNLQDRFDLKLAHLLHHQLRLSAREEFASLGHRGPWDAQMFVKGWLFYRNGRAERDPAEIEPAHARGWWTTRAEWTEFSAGHADAWMVLPRLEWLALRVRHAGGASPEATGGASHAASFVSADMLAQQLAGQTGPAMVAAFVEHAAGQWSERSRGFIVPDDWPEQAHAFARQSTRRP; the protein is encoded by the coding sequence ATGACGGAAGCCGCCGGGCCGACCGTTTCGTTCGAGGCGCCGTCATCGGCCCGGCTCGATGCGCTGTCCGACGCCGCCGTGCGAGACATCGCGTGGCTGCTGTTCAGTCCCGATCTGTTGCGCGCGCAACCACCCGCGGGCGCGCTCGCGAAGCCGTTCGAATCGCCCGACGAAGCCGCCGCGGCGATGGCCTGGCTGGAAGCGCAGGATGCCGACCCTGCTGGCCTGCATCGCCATATCGATGCGGCGCGTGTGACGCGACTCGGCCGCTATGCCGAATGTCTGCTCGCGTGGTTTCTGAAGCACGGCCCCGCCGCACGCCTGATCGCCGCGAATGTCCCGCTGCGGCGTGCGGGCGTGACGCTCGGCGAATGCGATTTTCTTGCCGAGACGCGGGCGGGCCGGCGGCTGCACTGGGAGCTGGCCGTCAAATGCTATCTGCACGCGGGCGACGGCCGGGGCGAACTCGCCGACTACGTGGGCCCGAATCTGCAAGATCGCTTCGATCTTAAGCTCGCGCATCTGCTCCACCATCAGCTGCGGCTTAGCGCACGCGAGGAATTCGCATCGCTCGGTCATCGCGGACCGTGGGATGCGCAGATGTTCGTCAAAGGGTGGCTGTTCTACCGCAACGGACGCGCCGAGCGAGACCCCGCCGAAATCGAACCGGCGCACGCGCGCGGCTGGTGGACGACGCGTGCAGAATGGACGGAGTTTTCAGCGGGCCATGCCGACGCATGGATGGTGCTGCCGCGCCTCGAATGGCTTGCGCTGCGTGTGCGTCACGCAGGTGGCGCGTCACCTGAGGCAACAGGCGGTGCGAGTCACGCAGCGAGCTTCGTATCGGCGGACATGCTCGCCCAGCAACTCGCGGGACAGACGGGGCCGGCAATGGTGGCGGCGTTCGTCGAGCACGCCGCGGGACAATGGAGCGAGCGCTCGCGCGGCTTTATCGTGCCCGACGACTGGCCTGAGCAGGCTCACGCGTTTGCACGTCAGTCGACGCGCCGTCCCTAG
- the alr gene encoding alanine racemase yields MPRPVSATIHTAALANNLAVARRYAPKSKIWAVVKANAYGHGLARAFPGLRATDGFGLLDLEEAVKLRELGWAGPILLLEGFFRPTDIDVIDRYSLTTALHSDEQLRMLEMARLSKPVNIQLKMNSGMNRLGYTPEKFRAAWERARACQGVGQITLMTHFSDADSERGISHQMEAFERGAQGIAGARSLANSAATLWYPEAHFDWVRPGVMLYGASPSGVSSAIKDTGLQPAMTLASELIAVQTLAQGQTIGYGSTFTAREGMRIGVVACGYADGYPRVAPEGTPIIVDGIRTRIVGRVSMDMITVDLTPCPQANVGSRVELWGAQLPVDDVAQSCGTIGYELVCAVAPRVPVRAE; encoded by the coding sequence ATGCCGCGCCCAGTCTCAGCCACGATTCACACTGCCGCTCTCGCCAATAATCTCGCTGTCGCCCGTCGCTACGCGCCGAAGTCCAAGATCTGGGCTGTCGTCAAGGCCAATGCGTACGGTCACGGACTCGCGCGGGCATTCCCAGGCTTGCGCGCAACCGACGGCTTTGGTTTGCTCGACCTCGAAGAAGCGGTGAAGTTGCGTGAATTGGGGTGGGCGGGGCCGATTTTGTTGCTGGAGGGCTTTTTCCGGCCCACCGATATCGACGTCATCGACCGTTATAGTCTGACCACGGCGCTGCATTCGGACGAGCAGTTGCGCATGCTGGAAATGGCGCGCCTGTCCAAGCCCGTCAATATCCAGTTAAAGATGAACAGCGGCATGAACCGCCTCGGCTATACGCCGGAGAAGTTCCGTGCAGCCTGGGAACGTGCGCGGGCCTGCCAGGGCGTCGGCCAGATCACGTTGATGACCCATTTCTCGGATGCCGACAGCGAGCGCGGCATCTCGCATCAGATGGAAGCATTCGAGCGTGGCGCACAGGGCATTGCGGGCGCGCGCAGCCTCGCCAATTCGGCCGCCACGCTGTGGTATCCGGAAGCGCATTTCGACTGGGTGCGCCCGGGCGTGATGCTGTACGGCGCGTCGCCGTCGGGCGTAAGCTCGGCGATCAAGGACACGGGCCTGCAGCCGGCCATGACGCTTGCTTCGGAACTCATCGCCGTGCAGACGCTCGCGCAAGGGCAGACGATCGGCTATGGCTCGACCTTCACGGCGCGCGAAGGCATGCGCATCGGCGTGGTCGCGTGCGGCTATGCGGACGGTTATCCGCGCGTCGCGCCGGAGGGTACGCCCATCATCGTCGACGGCATCCGTACGCGCATCGTCGGTCGTGTGTCGATGGACATGATCACCGTCGATCTCACGCCTTGCCCGCAGGCGAACGTCGGCTCGCGTGTGGAGCTGTGGGGCGCCCAACTGCCCGTCGATGACGTCGCGCAGTCGTGCGGCACGATCGGCTACGAGCTTGTGTGCGCCGTCGCGCCGCGCGTGCCCGTACGAGCCGAGTGA
- a CDS encoding acyl-CoA-binding protein codes for MSDVNGLFVQAQDDVKQLRERPGNLTLLRLYALFKQATDGDVHGDKPGFTDIVGKYKYDAWAALQGTAPDIAKQQYVELVEALKNGTAA; via the coding sequence ATGAGCGACGTGAATGGTCTCTTCGTCCAGGCACAGGACGACGTGAAGCAACTGCGGGAGCGTCCGGGCAATCTCACGCTGCTGCGCCTGTACGCGCTCTTCAAACAGGCCACCGATGGCGACGTGCACGGCGACAAGCCGGGGTTCACCGATATCGTCGGCAAGTACAAGTACGATGCGTGGGCCGCGCTGCAAGGCACGGCTCCCGACATAGCGAAGCAGCAATACGTCGAACTGGTCGAAGCGCTAAAAAACGGTACGGCTGCCTGA
- the lplT gene encoding lysophospholipid transporter LplT: MKKGFYTIMAAQFFSSLADNALLIAAIALLKDLHAPNWMTPLLKLFFVLSYVVLAAFVGAFADSRPKGRVMFVTNTIKVVGCLTMLIGAHPLLAYGIVGFGAAAYSPAKYGILTELLPPDRLVAANGWIEGTTVGSIILGTVLGGALISPHIASHIIKHTPPAIHTPAEAAMLIIILIYAIAALFNLRIPDTGARYPRQEHGPIRLITDFADCFVVLWRDKLGQISLAVTTLFWGAGATLQFIVLKWAEVSLGMSLSEGAILQAVVAVGVAAGAMIAAARVPLKKSLSVLPVGIIMGIAVMLMAFYTKHLFPSHWGIYFGRMHIPGYLIFAYIFLMVVGALSGFFVVPMNALLQHRGHVLLSAGHSIAVQNFNENLSVLVMLCLYAVLVWLDVPVAIVIVLFGTFVCVMMWLVMRRHQANQRTFDSVSLIGEARH; the protein is encoded by the coding sequence ATGAAAAAAGGTTTTTACACCATCATGGCCGCGCAGTTTTTCTCCTCGCTGGCCGACAATGCGCTTCTGATCGCTGCTATTGCACTGCTGAAAGATCTTCACGCCCCGAACTGGATGACGCCGCTGCTCAAGCTGTTTTTTGTGCTGTCGTACGTCGTGCTCGCGGCTTTTGTCGGCGCCTTCGCGGACTCTCGTCCGAAGGGCCGTGTGATGTTCGTGACCAATACGATCAAGGTGGTCGGCTGCCTCACGATGCTGATCGGTGCGCATCCGCTGCTTGCGTATGGCATCGTCGGTTTCGGCGCCGCCGCCTACTCACCCGCCAAATACGGCATTCTCACCGAACTGCTGCCGCCTGACCGGCTTGTCGCCGCGAACGGCTGGATCGAGGGCACGACCGTCGGCTCGATCATTCTGGGCACGGTGCTCGGCGGCGCGCTGATCAGCCCGCATATCGCGTCGCACATCATCAAGCATACGCCCCCGGCGATCCACACGCCTGCCGAAGCAGCGATGCTGATCATCATTCTGATCTACGCGATCGCCGCGCTGTTCAATCTGCGCATTCCCGACACGGGCGCCCGTTATCCGCGCCAGGAACACGGTCCCATCCGACTCATTACCGACTTCGCCGACTGTTTCGTCGTGCTCTGGCGCGACAAGCTCGGCCAGATCTCGCTCGCTGTCACGACGCTGTTCTGGGGCGCGGGCGCGACGCTGCAGTTCATCGTGCTGAAGTGGGCCGAAGTGTCGCTCGGCATGTCGCTGTCAGAAGGCGCGATCCTGCAGGCCGTCGTCGCCGTGGGCGTCGCGGCGGGCGCGATGATCGCGGCCGCGCGCGTGCCGCTGAAGAAGTCGCTGTCGGTGCTGCCCGTCGGCATCATCATGGGCATTGCCGTGATGCTGATGGCCTTCTATACGAAGCATCTGTTTCCGTCGCACTGGGGCATCTATTTCGGCAGGATGCACATCCCCGGTTATCTGATCTTCGCCTATATTTTCCTGATGGTCGTCGGCGCGCTGTCGGGTTTCTTCGTCGTGCCGATGAATGCGCTGCTACAGCATCGCGGACACGTGCTTCTGTCGGCCGGTCACTCGATCGCCGTGCAGAACTTCAACGAAAACCTGTCCGTGCTCGTGATGCTGTGCCTGTATGCCGTGCTCGTGTGGCTCGACGTGCCCGTCGCCATCGTGATCGTGCTGTTCGGCACGTTCGTGTGCGTGATGATGTGGCTGGTAATGCGCCGCCATCAGGCGAACCAGCGCACGTTCGACTCCGTGTCGCTGATCGGCGAAGCGCGGCACTAA
- the tsaB gene encoding tRNA (adenosine(37)-N6)-threonylcarbamoyltransferase complex dimerization subunit type 1 TsaB, whose protein sequence is MTKTVLLALDTSTEFCSVALLTAESASDASPAEADAPAPERRVWVRHEETGAVSSTRLLPAIRELFEEAGLALADCNAIAFGAGPGSFTGLRTATGVAQGLAFGLNCPVVPIGTLLVCAESARLRDPSAARVLAALDARMDEVYWADYAWDEGAGEWRTVHPASLAAPDALPCPDQPFTLAGNAAAAFGERLKATAAARHVDREAVPHALPLAFAALRAFRAGRTLPADQAAPEYIRDKVAQTTEERMAAKAAQSAAVSSGQPGHAGRSTRAAHDEGAR, encoded by the coding sequence ATGACGAAAACCGTGCTGCTTGCCCTCGATACTTCGACCGAATTTTGCTCGGTCGCACTCCTGACCGCCGAATCCGCCAGCGATGCGTCCCCGGCCGAGGCGGACGCGCCTGCTCCGGAACGACGCGTGTGGGTACGCCATGAAGAGACGGGCGCCGTTTCGAGTACACGCCTGCTGCCCGCCATCCGTGAACTGTTCGAAGAAGCGGGCCTCGCGCTGGCCGACTGCAACGCGATCGCATTCGGCGCGGGGCCGGGGTCGTTCACCGGCCTGCGCACTGCAACGGGCGTCGCGCAAGGTCTCGCGTTTGGACTGAATTGCCCCGTGGTTCCCATCGGCACGCTGCTCGTATGCGCTGAAAGCGCGCGCCTGCGCGATCCGTCGGCGGCGCGCGTGCTTGCGGCGCTCGACGCGCGCATGGACGAGGTCTATTGGGCTGACTACGCGTGGGACGAGGGCGCGGGCGAGTGGCGCACGGTTCATCCCGCATCGCTGGCTGCACCGGACGCACTGCCCTGTCCCGATCAGCCGTTCACGCTCGCAGGCAATGCCGCGGCTGCGTTCGGCGAACGTCTCAAGGCGACAGCCGCCGCACGCCATGTCGACCGGGAAGCTGTTCCGCACGCGCTGCCCCTGGCGTTCGCGGCACTGCGGGCATTCCGGGCCGGCCGTACGCTGCCCGCCGATCAGGCCGCGCCGGAATACATCCGCGACAAGGTTGCGCAGACCACGGAAGAGCGCATGGCTGCCAAGGCTGCGCAGTCGGCTGCCGTGTCGTCGGGACAGCCGGGCCATGCAGGCCGGTCCACTCGCGCCGCGCACGACGAGGGCGCGCGATGA
- the thiD gene encoding bifunctional hydroxymethylpyrimidine kinase/phosphomethylpyrimidine kinase, with protein MTRPIPNVLTIAGSDSGGGAGIQADLKTFSALGAYGASVITALTAQNTRGVTAIHTPEPAFVSAQLDAVFDDIRIDAVKIGMLANASIVLAVADALRRHKPKHVVLDTVMISKSNHALLAPEAVDAVRSELLPLADLLTPNLPEAAALLGTSSARDEAAMVDQGEALRKLGARAVLMKGGHLAATDSPDWLIQESGTMRLAGPRVPVKNTHGTGCSLSSAIAALIPQHNDLASAVADAKQWLTGALEQSGRLDVGHGVGPVHHFYRWW; from the coding sequence ATGACCCGACCGATTCCCAACGTCCTGACGATCGCCGGTTCCGATTCCGGCGGCGGCGCCGGCATCCAGGCCGACCTCAAGACATTCTCCGCGCTCGGCGCGTATGGCGCGAGCGTGATCACCGCATTGACGGCGCAGAACACGCGCGGCGTGACGGCCATCCACACACCCGAGCCCGCGTTCGTGAGCGCGCAGCTCGACGCCGTGTTCGACGACATCCGCATCGACGCGGTGAAGATCGGCATGCTGGCGAATGCGTCGATCGTGCTCGCCGTCGCGGATGCGTTGCGCCGCCACAAGCCGAAGCATGTCGTGCTCGACACGGTGATGATCTCGAAGAGCAATCATGCGCTGCTCGCGCCCGAAGCCGTCGATGCCGTGCGCAGCGAACTGTTGCCGCTCGCCGATCTGCTGACGCCGAATCTGCCGGAAGCGGCCGCGCTGCTCGGCACGTCGAGCGCGCGGGACGAAGCCGCGATGGTCGATCAGGGTGAAGCCCTGCGCAAGCTGGGCGCACGCGCGGTGCTGATGAAAGGCGGCCATCTCGCCGCCACCGACAGCCCCGACTGGCTGATCCAGGAAAGCGGCACGATGCGCCTCGCCGGTCCGCGCGTGCCCGTCAAGAACACGCATGGGACGGGGTGCTCGTTGTCGTCGGCTATCGCGGCACTGATTCCGCAGCACAACGATCTGGCAAGCGCCGTCGCGGATGCCAAGCAATGGCTGACGGGCGCACTCGAGCAGAGCGGACGACTCGACGTCGGGCACGGCGTCGGGCCCGTGCATCATTTCTATCGTTGGTGGTAA
- a CDS encoding DEAD/DEAH box helicase, giving the protein MTSSNISSPLNAIADQALGLDTPETAVQATEPTGPTFAELGLSAEIVSALTAAGYKSPTPVQQRAIPAGIAGRDLLVSSPTGSGKTAAFMLPAIERFAQLQKVQASQPREPRDNNAGGRGRRPQPVARPGLLVLTPTRELAMQVTTAASTYGKHLRRLRTVSILGGVAYGQQLMLLAKNPEILVATPGRLIDHLERGRIDLSQLQMLVLDEADRMLDMGFIDDIDTIVAATPASRQTMLFSATLDGKIGSLTGRLLKEPERIEIKQHIEQRTNIAQTVHYVDDRDHKDRLLDHLLRDSGLDQAIVFTATKSDADMLAGRLADAGFESAALHGDLPQGARNRTIRALRERRVRVLVATDVAARGIDIPGITHVFNYDLPKFAEDYVHRIGRTGRAGRSGTAVSLVHHAEQGALKRIERFVRAPLPVNVVEGFEPRRAPPAGGRGGFGGRGRPGGGNGGRRFGGKPAGYGSREGNGGGYGSRDGNRGGYGARDGGNGGGRSWGDKPAGGNREGGYNSGSREGGYRSEGYRGNREGGYSRDAGYGARRNDGPRNSRRGD; this is encoded by the coding sequence ATGACTTCGAGCAATATCTCCAGCCCGCTGAACGCCATCGCCGATCAAGCCCTCGGTCTCGACACGCCGGAAACGGCCGTGCAAGCCACCGAACCGACCGGCCCGACGTTCGCTGAGCTGGGTCTGTCGGCGGAGATCGTCTCTGCGCTGACAGCAGCCGGCTACAAATCGCCGACGCCCGTGCAGCAGCGCGCCATTCCCGCCGGCATCGCGGGCCGCGACCTGCTGGTCTCGAGCCCGACGGGTTCGGGCAAGACGGCGGCGTTCATGCTGCCCGCCATCGAACGCTTCGCGCAGCTGCAAAAAGTGCAGGCCAGCCAGCCGCGCGAGCCGCGCGACAACAATGCCGGCGGCCGCGGCCGCCGTCCGCAGCCGGTCGCACGTCCGGGCCTGCTGGTTCTTACGCCCACTCGCGAACTCGCAATGCAGGTGACGACGGCTGCTTCCACGTACGGCAAGCACCTGCGCCGTCTGCGCACCGTCAGCATTCTGGGAGGCGTCGCGTACGGCCAGCAGCTGATGCTGCTGGCAAAGAACCCCGAAATTCTCGTCGCCACGCCGGGCCGACTGATTGACCATCTGGAGCGCGGCCGTATCGACCTGTCGCAGCTGCAGATGCTGGTGCTCGATGAAGCCGACCGCATGCTCGACATGGGCTTCATCGACGACATCGACACGATCGTCGCCGCAACGCCCGCTTCGCGTCAGACCATGCTGTTCTCGGCCACGCTCGACGGCAAGATCGGCTCGCTGACGGGCCGTCTGCTTAAAGAACCGGAGCGTATCGAGATCAAGCAGCACATCGAACAGCGCACGAACATCGCGCAGACGGTGCATTACGTCGATGATCGCGATCACAAGGATCGCCTGCTCGACCATCTGCTGCGTGACTCCGGCCTCGATCAGGCAATCGTCTTCACGGCGACCAAGAGCGACGCCGACATGCTCGCCGGCCGTCTCGCCGACGCCGGTTTCGAATCGGCCGCGCTGCACGGCGACCTGCCGCAAGGCGCGCGCAACCGCACGATCCGCGCATTGCGCGAGCGCCGTGTGCGCGTGCTGGTCGCAACCGACGTCGCCGCGCGCGGCATCGACATCCCCGGCATTACGCACGTGTTCAACTACGATCTGCCGAAGTTCGCGGAAGACTACGTGCACCGTATCGGCCGCACGGGCCGCGCAGGCCGTTCGGGCACCGCGGTGAGCCTCGTGCATCACGCGGAGCAAGGCGCGCTCAAGCGTATCGAGCGTTTCGTGCGTGCTCCGCTGCCCGTCAACGTGGTAGAAGGCTTCGAGCCGCGCAGGGCACCGCCCGCCGGCGGTCGTGGCGGCTTCGGCGGCCGTGGCCGTCCTGGCGGCGGCAACGGCGGTCGCCGGTTCGGCGGCAAGCCGGCGGGCTACGGCTCGCGCGAGGGCAACGGCGGCGGCTACGGCTCGCGCGACGGCAATCGCGGCGGTTATGGCGCGCGTGACGGCGGCAATGGTGGCGGCCGTAGCTGGGGCGACAAGCCGGCAGGCGGCAACCGCGAAGGCGGCTACAACAGCGGCTCGCGTGAAGGCGGCTATCGGAGCGAAGGCTATCGCGGCAACCGCGAAGGCGGCTATTCGCGCGACGCTGGCTACGGCGCACGTCGCAACGACGGCCCACGCAACTCGCGCCGCGGCGACTAA
- a CDS encoding uracil-DNA glycosylase has translation MALHESALEELGLAPMWVRRAGAPDAAVDAQASHGDGEVAANVARAAPVASTADAQRPGDDAAVSGEAQSDSRFSNATSEPAASPESARAEVEAAPGGARQSRRASPPPAPDEAPPFPDDDFAWFDDLPAGPPSDLEANTSEPVQPGIDTLDWAALEARVSACERCRLCERRTNTVFGVGDREADWMLIGEAPGENEDKQGEPFVGQAGKLLDNMLRSLGLARGTNVYIANVIKCRPPGNRNPERDEVARCEPYLQRQVALVKPKLIIALGRFAAQSLLKTEASISSLRGRVYEYEGVPVVVTYHPAYLLRSLGDKAKSWQDLCLARDMWHKASTEGDAAT, from the coding sequence ATGGCGCTGCATGAATCCGCGCTGGAAGAACTCGGTCTCGCGCCGATGTGGGTGCGCCGGGCGGGCGCACCTGACGCGGCAGTCGACGCGCAAGCGTCGCATGGCGATGGCGAAGTCGCGGCGAACGTAGCACGGGCCGCGCCCGTTGCATCGACTGCCGATGCCCAACGGCCTGGCGACGACGCGGCGGTGTCGGGCGAAGCGCAATCGGATTCCCGCTTTTCGAACGCAACAAGCGAGCCGGCCGCCAGCCCTGAAAGCGCACGTGCGGAAGTCGAAGCCGCACCGGGAGGCGCACGTCAGTCGCGCCGCGCATCGCCGCCGCCCGCACCCGACGAAGCACCGCCTTTCCCCGACGACGATTTCGCGTGGTTCGACGATCTCCCTGCCGGACCGCCGTCAGATCTCGAAGCGAATACGAGCGAGCCGGTGCAGCCGGGCATCGACACGCTTGACTGGGCCGCACTCGAAGCTCGCGTATCGGCTTGCGAGCGTTGCCGTCTGTGCGAGCGGCGCACGAACACCGTATTCGGCGTCGGCGATCGCGAAGCCGACTGGATGCTGATCGGCGAAGCACCCGGAGAGAACGAGGACAAGCAGGGCGAACCGTTCGTCGGTCAGGCGGGCAAGCTGCTCGACAACATGCTGCGCTCGCTTGGTCTTGCACGCGGCACGAATGTGTATATCGCGAACGTGATCAAGTGCCGACCGCCCGGAAACCGCAATCCGGAACGGGACGAAGTGGCGCGCTGCGAGCCTTATCTGCAGCGCCAGGTCGCGCTCGTGAAGCCGAAGCTGATTATTGCGCTCGGCCGCTTCGCTGCGCAGAGCCTGCTGAAGACGGAAGCCAGCATTTCGTCGCTGCGCGGACGCGTGTACGAGTACGAAGGCGTGCCTGTCGTCGTCACCTACCATCCCGCGTATCTGCTGCGCAGCCTCGGCGACAAGGCGAAGTCGTGGCAGGACCTGTGTCTCGCTCGCGATATGTGGCACAAGGCGAGTACAGAAGGGGATGCTGCGACATGA
- the radA gene encoding DNA repair protein RadA produces the protein MAKQKTLYTCTECGGQAPKWQGQCPACHAWNTLVETVAESPSAHRFQSLAKNQPVQRLADIEASDVPRFTTGVGEFDRVLGGGLVAGGVVLIGGDPGIGKSTLLLQSLAQIASERRALYVSGEESAAQIALRAQRLSLLEPGSHATELKLLAEIQLEKIQATIAEQKPDVAVIDSIQTIYSEALSSAPGSVAQVRECAAQLTRVAKQSGTAIIMVGHVTKEGALAGPRVLEHIVDTVLYFEGDTHSSFRLVRAFKNRFGAVNELGVFAMTERGLRGVANPSALFLSQHEQIVPGSCVLVTQEGTRPLLVEVQALVDAANVPNPRRLAVGLEQNRLAMLLAVLHRHAGIACFDQDVFLNAVGGVKITEPAADLAVLLAIHSSMRNKPLPKGLIVFGEVGLAGEIRPSPRGQERLKEAAKLGFSIALIPKANAPKQAIDGLQVIAVERIEQAIDRIRTLE, from the coding sequence TTGGCTAAACAGAAAACGTTGTACACCTGCACGGAATGCGGCGGGCAGGCGCCGAAGTGGCAGGGCCAATGCCCTGCCTGCCATGCGTGGAATACGCTCGTCGAAACGGTCGCGGAATCGCCCTCCGCGCACCGCTTCCAGTCGCTCGCGAAGAATCAACCCGTGCAGCGGCTCGCCGATATCGAAGCATCGGATGTGCCGCGCTTTACCACCGGCGTCGGCGAGTTCGACCGCGTGCTCGGCGGCGGGCTGGTGGCGGGCGGCGTGGTGCTGATCGGCGGCGATCCCGGCATTGGCAAGTCGACGCTGCTGCTGCAGTCGCTCGCGCAGATCGCCAGCGAGCGGCGAGCGCTCTACGTCAGCGGCGAGGAATCGGCCGCGCAGATTGCGTTGCGCGCGCAACGGCTGTCCCTGCTCGAACCGGGTTCGCACGCCACCGAGCTGAAACTGCTCGCCGAAATCCAGCTCGAAAAGATCCAGGCGACGATTGCCGAACAAAAGCCCGACGTCGCCGTCATCGACTCGATCCAGACCATCTATTCAGAAGCGCTGAGCTCCGCGCCGGGCTCGGTGGCGCAGGTGCGCGAGTGCGCGGCGCAACTGACGCGCGTCGCCAAGCAGTCGGGCACGGCCATCATCATGGTCGGCCACGTGACGAAAGAGGGCGCCCTCGCAGGCCCGCGCGTGCTCGAACATATCGTCGATACCGTGCTGTATTTCGAAGGTGACACGCATTCGTCGTTCCGCCTCGTGCGCGCGTTCAAGAACCGCTTCGGGGCGGTCAACGAGCTCGGTGTGTTCGCGATGACGGAACGCGGCTTGCGCGGTGTCGCGAATCCGTCGGCGTTGTTCCTGTCGCAGCACGAGCAGATCGTGCCGGGCTCATGCGTGCTGGTCACGCAGGAGGGCACGCGGCCGCTGCTCGTCGAAGTCCAGGCGCTCGTGGATGCCGCCAACGTGCCGAACCCGCGCCGGCTGGCCGTCGGTCTCGAACAGAACCGGCTCGCGATGCTGCTCGCCGTGCTGCACCGGCACGCAGGCATCGCGTGCTTCGATCAGGATGTGTTCCTGAATGCCGTGGGCGGCGTGAAGATTACGGAACCGGCTGCCGACCTCGCCGTTCTGCTCGCGATTCATTCATCGATGCGCAACAAGCCGCTGCCGAAAGGTCTGATCGTATTCGGCGAAGTGGGGCTGGCGGGCGAAATCCGGCCGTCGCCGCGCGGCCAGGAGCGTCTGAAGGAAGCCGCCAAGCTCGGGTTTTCGATTGCGCTGATTCCGAAGGCAAATGCGCCGAAGCAAGCCATCGACGGCTTGCAGGTGATCGCCGTCGAGCGCATCGAGCAGGCGATCGACCGGATCCGCACGCTCGAATAA
- the rimI gene encoding ribosomal protein S18-alanine N-acetyltransferase, with the protein MSGVLLADRYMSPMTEGDLDEVAVVEKLAYEFPWSRGNFEDSLRNGYFGVCLRHVTGTLIGYCVLMPVVDEMHLLNLCVAPAAQHAGAGLALLRESVRIARSEKLAGMLLEVRPSNHRAIKLYERFGFTSIGRRKNYYPARHRSREDAIVMRFSFVKEGADGAA; encoded by the coding sequence ATGAGCGGCGTGCTGCTGGCGGACCGCTATATGTCGCCGATGACGGAAGGCGATCTCGACGAGGTCGCGGTGGTGGAGAAGCTCGCGTACGAGTTTCCGTGGAGCCGGGGCAACTTCGAAGACTCGCTGCGCAACGGCTATTTCGGCGTGTGTCTGCGGCACGTGACGGGCACGCTGATCGGCTATTGCGTGCTGATGCCCGTGGTCGACGAGATGCATCTGCTCAATCTGTGCGTCGCGCCCGCCGCGCAGCATGCGGGCGCCGGTCTCGCGTTGCTGCGCGAGTCCGTGCGCATCGCCCGCAGCGAAAAGCTCGCGGGCATGCTGCTCGAAGTCCGGCCGTCGAATCATCGCGCGATCAAGCTATACGAGCGCTTTGGATTCACATCGATCGGCCGTCGCAAGAACTATTATCCGGCGCGGCATCGCAGCCGGGAGGACGCCATCGTCATGCGTTTCAGTTTCGTGAAGGAGGGCGCAGATGGCGCTGCATGA